One Paraburkholderia dioscoreae DNA segment encodes these proteins:
- a CDS encoding helix-turn-helix domain-containing protein → MTCASLESAMLRWVHAPNKGMRRIAILMFNDCSLQGAGVVAEVFQAANEMASSGSGGWLYDVSFLSADGGMVTSSSALRVWTDGLDARHYGGFDALYVAGGKGAFAAAGDERLIAWLRRIRRNTGMIRPIAEGRALLDAAYVPDSKEAGDSQAQPIPARQPEQTADAGDRLESMRSALAMIKRDLGSATARTVAERLLADSCSNLAPLLGEDGGLSPGDKVRAAARWLQENCQQAISIADAAQFAAMSERNFLRRFKMEMGITPSSFLLHERLAVTCSLLTESELPVDKIARRTGMGNGDRLAKVFRKRMRISPTEFRIQSRRLVGE, encoded by the coding sequence ATGACCTGCGCGAGTCTCGAGTCTGCAATGCTGCGCTGGGTGCACGCTCCGAACAAGGGTATGCGTCGCATCGCGATACTGATGTTCAACGACTGCTCGCTGCAGGGAGCCGGGGTCGTTGCCGAGGTGTTTCAGGCCGCGAACGAAATGGCTTCGTCCGGTTCGGGCGGCTGGTTATACGACGTTTCCTTCCTGTCGGCCGACGGCGGCATGGTGACTTCGTCATCCGCGCTGCGGGTCTGGACTGACGGACTCGACGCGCGGCATTACGGCGGTTTCGATGCGTTGTATGTGGCGGGCGGTAAGGGCGCATTCGCCGCCGCAGGCGACGAGCGGCTGATTGCGTGGCTGCGCCGCATACGCCGCAATACCGGCATGATCCGGCCGATCGCGGAAGGCCGCGCGCTGCTCGATGCGGCGTATGTGCCCGACAGCAAGGAAGCTGGCGATTCGCAGGCGCAGCCGATACCCGCGCGCCAACCTGAACAGACCGCCGACGCGGGCGATCGCCTCGAATCGATGAGAAGTGCGCTCGCCATGATCAAGCGCGATCTCGGCAGCGCCACGGCGCGCACGGTGGCCGAGCGCCTGCTGGCCGATTCGTGCTCGAATCTCGCGCCGCTGCTCGGCGAAGACGGCGGCCTGAGCCCCGGCGACAAGGTGCGCGCGGCCGCTCGCTGGCTGCAAGAAAATTGCCAGCAGGCGATTTCGATTGCCGACGCGGCGCAGTTCGCCGCCATGAGCGAGCGCAACTTTCTGCGCCGCTTCAAGATGGAAATGGGCATTACGCCCTCGAGTTTTCTGTTGCACGAGCGCCTTGCGGTGACCTGCAGCCTGTTGACCGAATCCGAATTGCCGGTCGACAAGATCGCGCGGCGTACCGGCATGGGCAATGGCGACCGCCTGGCCAAGGTGTTTCGCAAACGGATGAGAATTTCGCCGACCGAATTTCGGATTCAAAGCCGCCGACTGGTCGGCGAATAG
- a CDS encoding sugar phosphate nucleotidyltransferase — MLTQGTVNAVSIDPSSAGATMANGRCARIVPVILAGGSGTRLWPVSRENYPKQLIDVVGSDSLLQATARRMDGFPAAWKVDASPVIVCGEEHRFVIAEQLHENGVEARLIVEPARRDTAPALTLAASLACADGGDAILVVMPADHSIADVPALQAALERAAQYAEQGSIATLGVPPTRPDTGFGYIRIGAELAGGGHAIDGFVEKPAEELAAKYVAAGMYWWNSGIFIVRASVWLDTLKRLQPEMHSACERAFTGGRQDGAYFRPLVEAFLSAPANSIDYAVMERLTETAERAEPDTTDGAAAGIPAQPAGVVVGLAAGWSDLGSWDAVWAAMEKDANGNAGRGRVTFEGAVSSYAHSEGRLVACVGTTNVVVVETADAVLVVDRSHVQDVKGLVSRIKAQHAPEADAHRKVRRPWGFYDSIDHGERFQVKRIVVTPGAQLSLQLHHHRAEHWVVVRGTALVTRGDEQFLLSENESTYIPLGTRHRLENPGKVPLEIIEIQSGAYLGEDDIVRFNDNYGRCS; from the coding sequence ATGTTGACTCAGGGAACTGTGAACGCCGTGTCGATCGACCCGAGCAGTGCGGGCGCCACGATGGCGAACGGGCGCTGCGCGCGCATCGTCCCGGTCATTCTGGCGGGCGGTTCGGGCACCCGGCTGTGGCCGGTGTCGCGCGAGAACTACCCGAAGCAACTGATTGACGTAGTCGGTTCCGACTCGCTGCTGCAGGCTACCGCGCGGCGTATGGACGGGTTTCCCGCCGCCTGGAAAGTGGATGCGTCGCCGGTCATCGTGTGCGGCGAGGAACACCGCTTCGTGATCGCGGAACAGCTTCATGAAAACGGCGTGGAAGCTCGTCTTATTGTCGAGCCGGCGCGACGCGATACGGCGCCGGCGCTCACGCTGGCGGCATCGCTCGCATGCGCGGACGGCGGCGACGCGATTCTCGTCGTCATGCCCGCGGATCATTCGATCGCCGACGTGCCCGCCTTGCAGGCCGCGCTCGAACGCGCGGCGCAGTATGCGGAGCAGGGTTCGATCGCGACGCTGGGCGTGCCGCCCACGCGCCCCGATACCGGCTTTGGTTATATCCGCATCGGCGCGGAACTGGCGGGCGGCGGCCATGCGATCGACGGTTTCGTCGAAAAGCCCGCGGAAGAACTCGCGGCGAAGTATGTCGCGGCGGGCATGTACTGGTGGAACAGCGGCATCTTCATCGTCCGGGCGAGCGTGTGGCTCGATACGTTGAAGCGTCTGCAGCCGGAAATGCACTCGGCCTGCGAACGCGCGTTCACCGGCGGCCGCCAGGACGGCGCGTATTTCCGGCCGCTGGTCGAAGCGTTCCTCAGTGCGCCCGCGAATTCGATCGACTACGCGGTGATGGAGCGCCTGACCGAAACGGCCGAACGGGCCGAACCGGATACGACGGACGGCGCGGCCGCAGGCATCCCGGCGCAGCCGGCCGGCGTCGTGGTCGGGCTGGCTGCCGGCTGGTCGGACCTCGGTTCCTGGGACGCAGTCTGGGCCGCAATGGAGAAAGACGCCAACGGCAACGCAGGCCGCGGCCGAGTGACGTTCGAAGGCGCGGTATCGAGCTACGCGCATTCAGAAGGGCGGCTGGTCGCCTGTGTCGGCACCACCAATGTGGTGGTGGTCGAAACCGCCGACGCGGTGCTGGTGGTCGACCGCTCGCATGTGCAGGACGTGAAGGGCCTGGTATCGCGCATCAAGGCGCAGCATGCGCCGGAGGCCGACGCGCATCGCAAGGTGCGCCGCCCGTGGGGTTTTTACGATTCGATCGACCACGGCGAGCGTTTCCAGGTCAAGCGCATTGTCGTGACGCCGGGCGCGCAACTGTCGTTGCAATTGCATCACCACCGCGCGGAACACTGGGTCGTCGTGCGCGGCACGGCGCTCGTCACGCGCGGCGACGAACAGTTCCTGTTGAGCGAAAACGAATCGACCTACATTCCGCTCGGCACCCGCCACCGGCTTGAAAACCCGGGCAAGGTGCCGCTCGAAATCATTGAAATCCAGTCAGGCGCCTATCTCGGCGAAGACGACATTGTGAGGTTCAACGACAACTACGGCCGCTGCTCCTAA
- a CDS encoding undecaprenyl-phosphate glucose phosphotransferase translates to MRKFQDLLARVFDVALVLAGAAVASQIRFDYLAQSGFYWALVMFSAAFALAIFPAFGVYESWRGRSKLVLAGQVSLAWLMVQGSALVLMYSLHRIDFVSRLWFSYWTAVTGGLLIAYRLMTHAVLASARSAGMNLHQVAIVGSGSQCDAIIRRINAAPTTGFRATAVYNARPDVSPVISQGVPVFESVEALAVYMRTNDVHELWLMLSLSEEPLICSLVSEFRDDLVNIRFMPDVRSLALFEGSGVIDLLGVPAINLVASPLSASSMLKKEIFDRLFALTALIALAPLMLAIAIAVKLSSRGPVLFKQKRKGADGHVFTIYKFRSMRLHTEQKGTVRQATRNDPRVTRVGAFLRRTSLDELPQFFNVLRGDMSVVGPRPHALEHDDLYQKVVAGYINRYRIKPGITGWAQINGFRGETDRIEKMERRVEHDLYYLGHWSFALDMRIIGATIVAGLVHRNAY, encoded by the coding sequence ATGCGCAAGTTTCAGGATTTGCTCGCGCGAGTTTTCGATGTTGCATTGGTGTTGGCGGGGGCGGCGGTGGCGTCGCAGATCCGTTTTGATTACCTCGCTCAATCCGGGTTCTATTGGGCGCTCGTGATGTTTTCCGCTGCGTTCGCGCTGGCCATCTTTCCGGCGTTCGGCGTGTACGAATCATGGCGCGGCCGCTCCAAGCTGGTGCTGGCCGGACAGGTTTCGCTCGCGTGGCTGATGGTGCAGGGTAGCGCGCTCGTGCTGATGTATTCGCTGCATCGCATCGACTTCGTGTCGCGCTTATGGTTCTCGTACTGGACGGCGGTGACCGGCGGCCTGCTGATCGCATACCGGCTGATGACGCACGCGGTATTGGCGAGCGCACGCAGCGCCGGGATGAATCTGCACCAGGTCGCCATTGTCGGCAGCGGCTCGCAATGCGACGCGATCATCCGCCGGATCAATGCGGCGCCGACCACCGGTTTTCGCGCCACGGCCGTGTACAACGCGCGTCCCGACGTGTCGCCGGTGATCAGCCAGGGCGTGCCGGTGTTCGAGTCGGTCGAAGCGCTCGCCGTCTACATGCGGACCAACGACGTGCACGAACTGTGGCTGATGCTGTCGCTCTCCGAGGAGCCGCTGATCTGTTCGCTGGTCAGCGAATTCCGCGACGACCTCGTGAACATCCGCTTCATGCCGGACGTGCGCAGCCTCGCGCTCTTCGAGGGCAGCGGCGTGATCGATCTGCTCGGCGTGCCGGCGATCAACCTGGTGGCCTCGCCGCTGTCCGCGAGCTCGATGCTGAAGAAGGAAATCTTCGACCGCCTGTTCGCGTTGACGGCGCTGATCGCCCTTGCACCGCTCATGCTCGCAATCGCGATCGCGGTGAAGCTGTCCTCGCGCGGTCCGGTTCTGTTCAAACAGAAACGCAAAGGCGCGGACGGCCACGTATTCACGATCTACAAATTCCGCTCGATGCGTCTGCACACCGAGCAAAAAGGCACCGTCAGGCAGGCCACGCGCAACGATCCGCGCGTCACCCGGGTGGGCGCGTTCCTGCGCCGCACGAGCCTCGACGAGCTGCCGCAATTCTTCAACGTGTTGCGTGGCGACATGTCGGTCGTTGGACCGCGTCCCCATGCGCTCGAGCACGACGACCTCTATCAGAAAGTGGTCGCGGGCTATATCAATCGCTACCGGATTAAACCGGGGATCACGGGGTGGGCGCAGATCAACGGCTTTCGTGGCGAGACCGACCGCATCGAGAAGATGGAACGTCGGGTGGAACATGACTTGTATTACCTGGGACATTGGTCATTCGCACTCGACATGCGGATTATCGGCGCGACGATAGTCGCCGGACTGGTGCATCGAAACGCTTACTAA